A region of the Dethiosulfovibrio russensis genome:
CCTTCGGGATAGCCACCAATCTGGTGAGAGACCTGATCATACCCGGAGTCGGTTCGTCCGCGGCAAACAGGGAACTCTCCCTTAGCCGATGGGCGGTGGCCCTGGTGGTATGTGTGGCAGCCGCCACCGGGTGTATGGTTGAGGGCAGCCTGATCCTTCAGTGGAGCTATCTGAGCATGGGCCTGAGAGGGGCCGGAACCTTCGTACCCCTCATGATAGCCATGATATGGCCCGACAGGCTGTCACCACGATGGGCCCTGGCGGCCAACGGCGGAGGGCTGGCGACAATGATAGCCTCTGGGGTCATGCATACCTCCGTGCCTCCCATGGCAAGCGGTCTGGCGGTCAGCGCCGCGGTAGCTCTGTTCGGGATGACGAGGAAAAGGACATGACGGTTTTCTGGAGGTGCTTTCTAGCCGCCTATTTCATACAGGCCATGCTCGCGGCCGGGTTCCTCTTCCCCGTCGTGCTGAGCGCCGAGGGCTATTCGATGACCGCCATAGGATGGGCAATGGCCCTCTTGAACCTGACGGCAATTGCGTCCCGCCCTCTCGGAGGCTGGGCCACGGAGAAAAAGGGGTTCAAGGGGTGTCTGATGCTCTCCGGAGCCCTGTCTCTTATCGCGACAGCCGCTTTATGGCTCATACCGGGACTTCCGGGGGCCCTTACCTTTCGGATCGTCCTCGGCACCGTGGGAGGCATAGCGATGGTGGCGGTCTCCACACTACAGGGCCTGGTGATACCGGAAAAACAGAGGGGCAGGCTTTTCGCCATAATGGGAATAGCCTACGTCATCCCTCAGCTAACGGTTATTCCCGCCGGAGAGTGGCTCCTCGACGGAGGACGGACATGGCTCTACCTCATGCTCCCCATGCTGCTGACCCTCTCCGCCTCGGCGGTAAGCAGAGGACTTCCAGCACCGGAGGATCTGAGAGACGAGCTGGACCGATCCGAGCCCTGGGGAAGCTGGAGAGATTGCCTGAGCACTCCGGGGACCTTGGCGATGATAATAACCTTGACGTCTTTTTCCATGATGAACTCTACGACACTTCAGTATCTTCCTCTGGCGATCAGGGGAAAGGGACTTTCGGCGAGTTTGTTCTTCACCGTAAACGCCGGGACCTGCGTGATTCTACGCTCCTTCGGCACCTCTATCGCCGACAGGGTTCCCCGTCCCGTTCTGGGAACGGTCTGCATAACGATTATGGCCAGCGCTCTGACCGCAGCTTTAAGGGCGTCCTCCCAGACCGGGCTGGCCCTGTGCGCCGTGGCATACGGAATAGGCATGGGATACGGATTTCCCGTGATGATAGCCCTAATTCCCGACGTATACCCTCCCAGGCTCATGCCTAAGGGATCCTCCATGGGCATGCTCGCCATGGACCTGGGCTTCGCCCTCTCCCCTCTGGCCATAGGGGTCATATCGGCATCCTTCGGTCTGGAAAGGGCTATGCTGTCCATGGCCTGGGCCCAATACGCCATAGCCCCTGCCGGGCTGCTTATGTGGAGGGGAGCTCTCGGCAAGAAGGCTATAGATTTGTGAAAACACATTCCATTTAGCTTTTTTAGTAAACGAGGGTTTTCTGTATCCATTCTTTGTGATATATTGCATGGGATCCACAACATAAATCCATACGGAGGTGGTCTCATGCATCTTACTCGCGGAGAGCGTAAAGTAATCTGGTGTTTCGCGCTCATATTATTGGGGTATATTCCCCCAGTCCTGTCGTTGGTCAACAGGGTGGAGCCGGTAATCCTAGGCTTACCGTTTCTTCTGTTTTACTCTTTGGTTATGGTGCTTTTCACCTCGGGCCTGATGGGCTACGCTTACAAGGTCAGGGCCAGAGAGGACGGTGAAGAAGAATGACCGTAGCGGTGTCCATAATTTTCGGTTGGCTCATCATAACGACCATCGTCGGGGTGATAGCCGGCAGAAACCAGGCATTCAGCATGGAGAACTACTTTGTGGGAGGCCGTTCCTTCGGGACTTTCCTCTTCTACACTACAGCAGCCGCCGAGATCTATAGCGCCTTCGCATTTTTAGGCCTGGCCGGATGGTCTTATTCCAAGGGAATGAGCATAGTCTACGCCATGATCTACAGCTCGATAGCCTACGGACTTTATTTCTTCATAGGACCCAGGATCAACCGCCTCGGGTCAAGACTCCACTACGTCAGCCAGCCGGACTACATAGAGGACCGTTACGAGAGCCGCTGGCTAGGCGTTTTCGTCGCCGTCATAGGAGTTATATTCACCATCCCCTACCTCCAGTTGCAGATCATGGGAGCGGGCATGATAGTACAGCTGGCATCGGGCGGAGCCATTTCCTGGAAGATCGCGGTTGTTATAAGCTTCATCGCGGCGGTCATCTTCGTCTACGTCTCGGGGCTCAGGGGCATAGGCTGGACCAACTTCCTACAGGCCATAATAATGCTCTTCGGAATGGTCGGCATAGGCTTCGTTTTCCCCCACCGTTTCTTCGGCGGAACAGCCAAGGTCTGGGAGATCTTACAGGAGATAAAGCCGACCCATCTGAGCCTTCCGGATAGCTCCGGGCTCGGTATCTTCTGGGTTTTCTCCGTCGCCTTCATCTGCGGTCTCGGTTTCTGGATGTGGCCCCACATATTCACCGCGACCTATGCGGCCAAGAGCGAGAAGGTCGTTCGGAAAAACGCCGTAATACTTCCGCTGTATTCTCTGACCATGATCCCCATAATAGTGGTCGGGTTCACCTGCGCAGCCAAGGCTGGCATAGACCCGGCTTTCGCAGAGACGATAACAAAACCGGATCACGCCATGCTTATCGCCCTGGTCAAGAACTTCCCGCCGGTACTGGCCGGTTTCATAGGTGCAGGAGGGCTGGCTGCGTCTATCTCCACGTCGTCGGGTCTTATTCTCACTGCCTCGAACCTGCTGGCCCGTAACGTCATTCAGAAGGGATTCGCCCCGGACATGCCGGACATGAAGGTCGCCAAGCTGGGCCGGGCCTTTGTCCCGGTGCTTACAATACTGGCGGTCCTTCTGGCCATATTCGCACCGTCCATGCTGGTCTCCCTGTTGCTGGTGGGATATTCCGGAGTGACTCAGTTCTTCCCCGCGGTAGTACTAGGCCTGTTCGCCAAGTGGCAGACCAAGACCGGCATAGTTCTTGGGCTTCTTGCGGGACTTGCTACGGTCATAGCCATAAAGTTCATGGGAGTGCCCTCCCCTATGGGGCTTCACGAGGGATTCGTCGGACTAATAGTGAACTTCATCGTTGTTATAGCCGTAAGCACAGTAACCCCCAAACTGTCCACGAAGACCCTGGAAAGGTTCGAAAGCACCCTGAGCTGATCCAATGGTCCGAATTGGGACGATACCAAAGGGCTGGGATCTCCATCCCGGCCCTTTTTTGAAGGAGGAGTAAAAATGCTCGACAACATAAAGAAAAAAGCCAAAGAGATCAAAGGCGACATCGCCGCCTGGAGGCATCACTTTCACAGTCACCCGGAGCTCTCCTATCAGGAGACCGAGACCGCGGCAAGAATAGCCTCCATTCTTAGGGATATGGGCTACGACGACGTAAAGGTCGGCTGTAAGGGCAGAGATATCTGCGTGGTCGCCGACCTCGACACGGGAAGACCGGGAAGGTGCATAGCCCTCAGGGCCGACATCGACGCACTGGCGGTTCAGGAAGAAAGGGACGTCCCCTACCGTTCGAAAAACGACGGAGTGATGCACGCCTGCGGACACGACGCCCACGCCTCGATGCTTCTGGGGGCGGCGAAGATATTGAAAGACATCGAGCCGGAGCTGAAAGGCAAGGTACGGCTTATCTTCCAGCACGCCGAGGAACGGGGCGGAGGCGCTAGGGAGCTGGTGGAGGAAGGAGTTCTGGACGGCGTGGACGCCGTTTTCGGCCAGCATATATGGTCCCCCGTTCCAAGCGGATCCATAAGCTACTGTTACGGTCCCACCATGGCCTCGGCCGATCAGTTCGAGCTCAGAATTCAGGGCAAGGGAGGGCACGGATCGATGCCTCACCTATCGATAGACCCGGTGGTGGCGGCCTGTTCGGTAGTGTCAGCCTGGCAGACCATAGTGAGCAGAGAGGTGGACCCTCTGGACGCGGCGGTTATCTCCGTAGGCGAGATAAAAAGCGGCAGCGTTTTCAACGCCATTCCCGACTCGGCCACGATAAAGGGAACCACCCGCACCTTCGACCCTGCCGTGAGGGAGTTGCTGGCAAAGAGGATGGAGGAGACAGCTGTGGCCATATGCTCCGGCCTGAGGTGCCAAGCCGAGTTCGAATATAAATTCATGCTTCCCCCGACGATAACGGACCCGGAATTCACCCGTTTCGCCGTCGAGGTGGCAAAGAAGGTTCTGGGAGAGGACAAGGTCGTAGAGGCCAGGCCCACCATGGGAGCCGAGGACTTCAGCTACTACCTTCAGGAACGGCCGGGAACCTTCATGTTCCTGGGAACCGGAAACGAGGATAAGGACATGACCTATCCTCAACATCATCCGAAATACTGCGTCGACGACGATGTCCTGGACCTGGGAGCGGCCATGTCGGCATCCATAGCCTGGTCCTATCTGAAAGAAGGAGAATAGAAAACTCGGAGGGGAGCCGGCTTGAGAACCGGTTCCCCTCCGAGTTTTCGGATAGAGACGGCCTATCGCCTGAACTTGAACAGCATCAGAGGCAGGACCAACATAGCAGCAGCAGGGGCGAAACCGACGGCACATCCTCCGCCTATTCCTTCATCGAAGAAGGAAGATGTGACCGACACCGTCGCGCTGTCCGATACGGAGCTGCCGTCGTTGCTTTTGGCGTAGATAGTTGCTGTACCGGCCTTTACGGCGGTAACCACTCCTTTTCCGGAAACAGTGGCCACGTTCGGGTCGTTTGACGACCAGGCAACCATGCTGTTTGTGGCGTTTGAAGGCCCTACGGTTACGGACAGAGTGACCGACCCGCCCTCTTTGAGACTCAGGGACTTCTGAGCGCTAGGGATGACGACGGATGCGACGGGAACGACTGCCTTGGCTCCCCTCAGGACGTCGAGAAGGTTGAGGTTACCTCCGGTAGAGACCTTGCCGGATACCTTCGAATTGGCCGTCACGTTGGCCAGTATCCGTGATTTTATCTCCCCGGCGGAAAGGCCCGGGGCGTGGGCGGCTAAAAGGGCAGCGGCGCCCGCCACGTGAGGGGTCGCCATGGAGGTTCCTCCGTAGACATCGTAGCTGTTTCCGGGAACGGTGCTCCAGATCTTCACCCCGGGAGCGGCCAGATGGACGAAGTTCGGGCTGTAGTTGGAAAAGTCGGCCTTGACGTCGTCGCTCGCTATGGCAGCGACGGTGATCATGTTATCGAACTGGAAGCAGGCCGGATAGGGCCTCTGTCCCCTCAGGTCGATCCAGTCACCGTCTCTATTCTCGAAACCGTTGGGAGAATCTATGTCCTGATATTCGTTGCCCGCCGCCACCACCAGGACTATACCGGCATCGGAGACGGCCTTATACGACAGAGCATAGGCGTTTGAATCGGGGTTATATATAGGGAACCCCCAACCGCCCAGGGACATGTTGGCGACCTTTATGTTCAACCCTCTGTTTTTCTGAGCCACGACGTAGTCGAGCCCCGCCAGTATCTGATCGCCGGTCCCCTCTCCACCTTCGTTGAGGACCCTGACGGGCAGGAGGGTGACCGCCCAGTTTACCCCTACCACGCCTATATCGTTGCTTCCCACCGCCCCGATCGTGCCTGCCACATGAGATCCATGTCCGTTGCCGTCCATGGGGAAATAATCGCCATCGATCGCATCGTAGCCCCATCTACCATCCAGGTCTTTGCCGATGTTTTCCGCAAGATCCACGTGGTTGTAGTCCACCCCGGTGTCTATCACCGCCACCACGACGCTTTTATCGCCGGAGCAGATATCCCAGGCCTCAGGAGCTTTTATATGGTCCATCCCCCAAAGATCACCGCTCGTATAGTAAGGGTCCGATGGAATAGCGGACGCTCTCACTATATAGTTTGGAGAGGCATCCAACACTTCAGGCAGCTCTCTAAGCTTGGCCAGAAGTTCCTCGGTGGTCTTTCCCGCCGCCTTTACGTGAATCACGTTCTTCCCCGCCTCCGCGGCTATTGAGGAGAAAACCTTTGCCGACTCGGCGCCGACGGCGGATTTCAACGACTCGGCCTGAGAGAAAAGCTTGGTTTTGAAGGCGGACGAATGGGATGCGGAGGTTCCGACAGTCCCCTTCAACACCACCAGGGCCTCTCCCTCGACGTAGTTTCTCCCCGAAAGGGAGGCACAGGCAAGAGAGGAAATGCCGATAGAAAGAGAGATGGCTAAGAACAGATAAAAAAGCGTTTTTTTAAACAAAACGAACACCGACCTTTCTAATCAGATACCTTTTTTGGACGTCCCCACGGGAGTCGATATCATTTTCTGAACCTCGTTAGGAGAGACCGCCTCTATAAACGGATCGGATCTCATATCCTCCAGGAGCTCTGTCTCGAACTTTCCGTCAATGGCAGCCCTGTCGCTTATCACGAAGAACATTCCCTTTCCGCTGGAGCGGGAGATGGCACTGAAGCTGTTTTTCACCTCCACCCCGTATCTCACGGACAGATACTCGGCCTGAAAATCCAACATTACCGAAACCGCCACGTCCCTATCGCTTCCGTCGAAGTCCATGACGGCCTCTCTGGCCTTGAAGAGAACCATGTACTCCCCCGGGACCACCTCGGAAGCGAAAGCAGAACCGATACCCAGACAGATAAGACACAGCGCACAGGCTAAAATTCTCAAAACCACCCCTCCTCTAGAACCGTTTTTCAGATACTGTAACTAATATTGCCACCCGTTCCGGCGCTCTATCGACCTCCCATGAACGGGAGTAATCCAGGAGAATCACCGATCTCCCCTCTTCCAAGGCCCGGAACAGCCAGATCTCATGGCCGGGGGCTCCCGTCATGGGACGGCCGCAGACATCCCTGACCACCCCGGACAAGCTTACGTGAGAACGAGCCCATAGAGACTGCGGGAAGGCCAGGAAAAGACAGCCCAGGAACAGAACCACGAAGGCAAAAAGCCACTCCGATCTGAATCTCAATATACCTCCTCCTTTCAGCGTACAGCTTTACACCATAATACATCAAAACTTATCTGAAAAGAGTACTGCCGGACGATAAAAGCAAAAGCCCGTCGATCATGCTGATCGACGGGCTTTTGCTTTTCACCGGTGTGAAGCTACCGGCATAAAAATCCTATCTCACCTCAAAAACGACAGTAAAGGAAGGCCCAGTAGAAACCATGCGGGAGCATATCCCACGGAACAGCCTCCGCCGGAAGATCCACCGGAGGCTCCACCTTCGTTAACCGACGTCACCACATCCTGGATATCCCCCACAGTAGGGGACGAAAGTCCATCTATACGGCTCTTGTATTCGTTCCACTTCGAGGGATCCAGGTTGGATATTCCCAGATTCACAAGATCCTGATAGACATAGCTACCTCCGGAGATCCTGGTTAAAGTCTCGTTCACCATGGCCGCTTCGGTCTGTATGTCGAACTCGGAACCTCCGAGGTCCTCGGAAATGCAGCCGTTGGATTTCCAAAAAAACGCCGACACTCGAGACCTCCTCACACACAATCACTCCTTTTCCTTACGTTAACTCATCTCGCCACGCCTCCGGCGGCATCGACGTATCGCAACACAACCGCCGCAGCAAGAGCCGCACGGGCCATCACCCGCTCCGCCAAGCCACCTGTCTTGAAAATCTGTAGAAAAAGCCTCTGTCTTTTCCAGGGAACGAGAAGAGGCATAGGGCCGAAAAAAGCGTCCTCCGCTAGATGGAGAAGACAGCCGACCAACCACCAGAAGAGAAAAAAAGCGGTCGTAGCTGTTATCGACTTGGGCCCTACCGGAACGTAAAGATCGCCTCCGATTCTCTCGATCAAGCCGGGAAAGGGATTGGCCTCCAGGTATTTTCCGGTGAGCCAAGCCAGGGCCAGATAGGGAGGAAACCAATGACTCCACTTACGATGATACTTCATCCATCTCCTGCCACAAACTATCCTCTCGATCGAATCGGGAAAAATCGCTCCGGCCGATGCCACCGACGCCGGGAGAACCCTTCCGGTGGCGCCGTAGACGAGGGCAAAGGACATTATGGCGTGGCTGGCTCCCAGCATGGGGACACCTCCCTTCTAAGTTAATGTATCAAAAAAGTATACCATGATCGACCTTCCATGTCGCCTTGACTAATATCCTAGGCCCTACTATAGTTGCTTAAGCAACCTTTGTCCTCCTACAGGGAAGGGGAGAGTTAGATGGCAAAAGTTCCTAAGGGGAAAAAGGCGGAAATGATGGGAACCTATCCGGTCGGAGCGATGCTCTGGAAACTGTCTCTTCCTACTATAACGGGGATGGTCGTCCAGGCATCGTACAACATGGTGGACGCGGCCTTCATAGGAAAAGGAGTAGGGACCCTGGCCCTCGGAGGAACCACCATATGCCTTCCATTTCAGATGTTGATGGGCGCCATGGGGGGAGCTATAGGCATGGGAGGAGCGTCTCTGGTCTCCAGGGCTCTGGGACGACGTGACAGGGAGCTTGCCTCCCGAGCTCTGGGAAACGTGGTGGCCTTGGCCCTTATCCTAGGCATAGCAGCTACCCTGCTGGGCAAGGCATCCGCCGAGGGCATGGTGACCCTGTTCGGAGCCAGCGAGGAGATCAAGCCCTATGCCTTGGAATACCTGGGGATAATACTTCTGGGCTGTCCCTTGACCCTGCTGGCTATGTCGTCCAACGCGGTGGTCCGGTCCGAGGGGAACGCCAACGTAGCCATGTTATCCATGGTCATATCCGGTCTGACCAACGTTTTTCTGGACTGGCTGTTCATCTTCCACTTCCATATGGGGGTAGCCGGAGCCGCATGGGGAACGCTACTTTCCAAACTCTTGGTGGTGATATGGCTGATCTCCCACTTCACCGTCTCCCCTCACAAGGTGATAAAACTCTCTCCGAGGAGATTGAGAGTCGACAGGGATATAGTCTCCGAGATTTCCTCCATAGGGATCTCGGCTTTCGTCAGGATGGCCGGAACCAGTCTGGTCATGGCGTCGGTCAACAACGCCATGGGAATATACGGCGGCCCCTACTACGTCGCGGCCTACGGTGTGACCAACAGGGTCATGTCCATAGTCTACATGGCGGTCAACGGGGTCGCCCTGGGAATGCAGCCTCTGGCGGGATACAACTACGGTGCGGGGCTGTTCGACCGGGTACGGTCCTCCATAAAGCTGTCCATCATATGGGGAACCGGAGGTTGCGTGTTCTTCTTTCTGCTGCTCTTCTTCCTGCCCGAGAGGGTGTTCTCCCTTTTCACCAACGACCCCGATCTCATAGCCGCCGGGGTAGCCTCTCTGCCTACCATAGTGGCAGGCACGAGCCTCGTGGCGATACACAGGATAGGGGCCACAGCATTTCAGGCTCTGGGCAAGGGGAAACCGGCCTTCTGGCTTTCCATGACCAGACACGTACTGGTTTTTCTGCCCCTTTTGGCGACCCTTCCTCGGTTCATGGGACTGACCGGAGTGCTTCTGTCCTTTCCCCTGGCCGACGCTATAGCGGCTGGCATAACCCTGCTCCCTCTGAGCAAGGAGATGGGGCAGCTTAAAAAGGAGGCTCTGTCTACCTCATGAAGAACCCTATGGGACGGTGGATCTCCATAATCCACAGGCTCTCCCATTCCTACATGTCGACGGCCATATCGCCGGAGGAAATAGGCTGCGGCGAGTTCGGGGCGCTGTTCTGCCTGAACTCGATGGACCAAGACCTCCCCTCTCAGGAGGAACTGCGGGAGAAACTGGAGATGGACAAGGGAGCACTGGCCAGGACTCTGGCCGGGATGGAGGACAAGGGACTGATAACCAGAGAGAGGGATCGATCGGATCGAAGGATACTCCGTCTGGGGCTGACCTCCAAGGGTAAGTCTCTGGTGGAAAAGAAGATCTCCGCCATGGATCGGTGGAACGAGGCCATATCGGAGGGAATAGACGAAGGGGATCTGGAGACGACGGCGAGGACCATGGAGAGAATGGCCAAAAACGCCGTGGCTTTCAGGGAAAGAGGATGGAAGAAAAAGACGGAAGGGGAGATTTCCGAATGAAATACCGTAAGATGCCAAAAACAGGCGACGAACTGTCCGCTCTGGGATTCGGCTGTATGAGGCTCCCTATGGGAGAAGACGGGAAAGTGGACACCGACGAGGCGGTCAAAGTTATCCGACGGGGAATCGACGGCGGGATAAATTACGTGGATACCGCCTGGCCCTATCACGACGGCGACGGAGAGCTGTATCTGGCCAAAGCGCTGAAAGACGGCTACAGGGAGAAGGTCTTCCTGGCCACCAAGCTCCCGGTCTGGCTGGCGGAGAAGCCTGAGGACATGGACGACTTTCTGGACCGCCAGCTGGAGAGGCTGGAGACGGACCATATAGACTACTACCTTGTCCACGCCCTGAACGAGGCGAGGTGGAGACACGCCGAATCGCTTAAGGTAGGGGGATTTCTGGACCGAGCCAAAAGAGCGGGCAAGATCAAGAACGCCGGTTTCTCATTCCACGACGGCCCGGACCTGTTCGACGCCATACTGAACGCCTACGACTGGGACTTCTGCCAGATACAGTACAACTTCATAGACCGCAACTACCAGGCGGGAAAAAAAGGGCTTAAGGCCGCCGCGGAAAAGGGGCTCGGGGTGATAGTTATGGAACCCCTCAGAGGAGGGGCCCTGGTCAGGACAGTACCGGAAGACGTGGATAAGATATGGCGGGAGAACGCCCCCGGCAGATCTCCCGCCCAGTGGGGACTTCGGTGGCTGTGGGATCAACCGGAGGTATCGGTGGTGCTAAGCGGGATGAGCTCCATGGAGCAGGTCGAGGACAACCTCGAGGCCGCCGAACAGGGCTACCCCGAAAACCTCACCGAGACGGAGAGGGCCGCGGTGGACAAAGCGGCTCGGATATATATGGACCGCATGGCAGTGGACTGCACCGGATGCCGCTACTGCATGCCCTGCCCCGCCGGGGTGAAGATCCCCGAATGCTTCGCCCAATACAACAAGGTAACCATGCTGGACGACCTGGCGGGAGCGAAACAGTTCTACGGCGTGTTCACCAAGGACGGAGGCAAGGCATCCCAGTGCGTGGAGTGCGGAAAGTGCGAGACCGCCTGCCCTCAGAACATCCAGATACGAAAGGGCCTCAAGGAGGTGGCCCGGCTTCTGGAAAAGGAAAACTAGAGCGATAGGAGATCGAATAGGCCGTATCGGTTCGAACCGATACGGCCTATTCGCTTTTTCATCTCTTGTCGAATCCCCTGGGGGGAGTTCCCATGTTCTCCGGGGAGAACCAGTCGGGAAGGTCGATCGGGGTCATCACAGGATCGGGAACCACCGACTGTCTGAAACATTTTCCATCCAGATCGGCGAACCACCGGACACCCTTAGCCCTGGGACCGGGGGGGTAGAACTCTCTATAGCCTTTTTTATCGACCAGCGCCCATCTTCCCCACGACATGGAATCGCCTCCGGGTTTGCCGGGCGCCTCTCCTATCCCGTCGGCGGAGAACCAGTCGGGCCTGGGGATGGCCTCCAAAGACGCGTCGGGGACCACCGCAGTGAGGAAACAGTTTTTCTCGGGATCGGAGAAAAAACGCACCCCCTTAACCGGCACGGGAGAGAAGAACTCCCTATAGCTATCGCCATCCAGAAAGACCCAGTTTCCCCACGACATAGAGGGAGACTCGACCGCCTCCGACCGGACCACCAAGGCACAAAGGACCAAAGCCGCGCATATCGTCCAGATATTTCTCACTCTATCACCTCCATCTCAACCACTATAGCACAGGACCGGAGCTTGTTAACCGCTCCGGTCCCGGCCTGGCTCTAATCGGAGCCCTCGAGCTCCTTTCTTATATCGTCCAGATAGGCCTGGCTCTCGTCGCTCAACTCTATGCCCTTCGGCTCGTCCTTATTCAGAGCCCGAGTCTGCACCGGGCCGTACTCCGACATGGGAGCCCAGCCTCCTCCGAGGGCCTTGAAGATCCTCACCAGGTTCGACAGCATCTCGCCTTCGCTGACGGCCAGCTGTTCCTCCAGATCCAGCAACGCCCTCTGAGCTATTATGACGTTGTTGAAGTCGGTTAGGCCGTTCACGTACTGGTCCTCCGCCACTGCCATGGCGGAGGCGGCGGACTTGACTCCTCTGCCCAGGGACTCGTTTCTGAGCCTCTCCTGGGTCTCGGCGGTGAGGGCGTTTCGCACCTCGGCCACAGCGTTCAATACGGTCTGCTCGTAGTTTGCCAGGGCCTGTCTCTGTTTCTCGGTCTGCACCTTTATGTTCTTCCTGATAGCACCACCGTGGAAGATAGGCCAGGATATCTTGGGGCCTATGGAATACACCCCTCCGTCCGACACGGAAAGCCCTCCGGCGGAGCTGTAGGACTCCAGTCCTATGGAGCCGAACAGGCTGAACTTCGGCAGGAAGTCCTTCTTGGAAGCGTCCTTTCTGGCTATCTGTGCGGCCAGCTGTCTCTCCGCCATGTAGATATCCGGACGCTGACGGACAAAATCGGCGGGAATTCCAACGAGATCTATCTTCTCGGGATCGGGGAGTTTTTCGTAGTCGAAAAGCTCCTCCGCCAGACTCCCGGGGACCTGGCCAACTAATATGGCCAGCCTGTTCATGGCCTCCTCTATCCCGGTCTTTATGGGAGGGATGGACGACCGGGTCTGCTCCATGGTGTACTTGGCCTGGTTCAGAGCCAGCTCGTCGGCCAATCCCGAATCGTACTGCGACTGCAGCAGCTCCAATGTGGCGTTCTGAAGCCCCAGGTTTTTCTCCGCCACCATGAGTCTTTTCTGAAGGGTCCTCAAGGATATGTAGTTGAGGGCCACCTCGGAGGAAAGACTCACCCATGCGTTGTGCAGAGCCCCGTATCTGGCCTGAAGGTCCGCGGCGCTGGCCTTTATCTTAAGGGCCTGACCGCCGAAGAGATCTATCTCCCATGACGCGTCGATACCCAGTTTGTAGAGGTCTATGGGCCCTACCTGAGATCCGGTCAAGCTGGCGTTCTCTCCGGTCTTCATGTTGGTGAAGGATCCGGCGCTGTCCAGCCAGGGCAGAAGGGCGGCCTTGCTTATTCCCAGAGCGGCTCTCGCCTCGGCGAAGCTGGAACGTGCCGAGACCATGTCCCTGT
Encoded here:
- a CDS encoding MarR family winged helix-turn-helix transcriptional regulator → MKNPMGRWISIIHRLSHSYMSTAISPEEIGCGEFGALFCLNSMDQDLPSQEELREKLEMDKGALARTLAGMEDKGLITRERDRSDRRILRLGLTSKGKSLVEKKISAMDRWNEAISEGIDEGDLETTARTMERMAKNAVAFRERGWKKKTEGEISE
- a CDS encoding aldo/keto reductase, which produces MKYRKMPKTGDELSALGFGCMRLPMGEDGKVDTDEAVKVIRRGIDGGINYVDTAWPYHDGDGELYLAKALKDGYREKVFLATKLPVWLAEKPEDMDDFLDRQLERLETDHIDYYLVHALNEARWRHAESLKVGGFLDRAKRAGKIKNAGFSFHDGPDLFDAILNAYDWDFCQIQYNFIDRNYQAGKKGLKAAAEKGLGVIVMEPLRGGALVRTVPEDVDKIWRENAPGRSPAQWGLRWLWDQPEVSVVLSGMSSMEQVEDNLEAAEQGYPENLTETERAAVDKAARIYMDRMAVDCTGCRYCMPCPAGVKIPECFAQYNKVTMLDDLAGAKQFYGVFTKDGGKASQCVECGKCETACPQNIQIRKGLKEVARLLEKEN
- a CDS encoding efflux transporter outer membrane subunit → MRKFIAVLATFVVLTAVMPVIVSAAEDPASKDMELELGNWRKMAKRYPMPYFAALDVPDAPTPEVLANWWNSLGDETLTRLILASLENNRDMVSARSSFAEARAALGISKAALLPWLDSAGSFTNMKTGENASLTGSQVGPIDLYKLGIDASWEIDLFGGQALKIKASAADLQARYGALHNAWVSLSSEVALNYISLRTLQKRLMVAEKNLGLQNATLELLQSQYDSGLADELALNQAKYTMEQTRSSIPPIKTGIEEAMNRLAILVGQVPGSLAEELFDYEKLPDPEKIDLVGIPADFVRQRPDIYMAERQLAAQIARKDASKKDFLPKFSLFGSIGLESYSSAGGLSVSDGGVYSIGPKISWPIFHGGAIRKNIKVQTEKQRQALANYEQTVLNAVAEVRNALTAETQERLRNESLGRGVKSAASAMAVAEDQYVNGLTDFNNVIIAQRALLDLEEQLAVSEGEMLSNLVRIFKALGGGWAPMSEYGPVQTRALNKDEPKGIELSDESQAYLDDIRKELEGSD
- a CDS encoding MATE family efflux transporter, with protein sequence MAKVPKGKKAEMMGTYPVGAMLWKLSLPTITGMVVQASYNMVDAAFIGKGVGTLALGGTTICLPFQMLMGAMGGAIGMGGASLVSRALGRRDRELASRALGNVVALALILGIAATLLGKASAEGMVTLFGASEEIKPYALEYLGIILLGCPLTLLAMSSNAVVRSEGNANVAMLSMVISGLTNVFLDWLFIFHFHMGVAGAAWGTLLSKLLVVIWLISHFTVSPHKVIKLSPRRLRVDRDIVSEISSIGISAFVRMAGTSLVMASVNNAMGIYGGPYYVAAYGVTNRVMSIVYMAVNGVALGMQPLAGYNYGAGLFDRVRSSIKLSIIWGTGGCVFFFLLLFFLPERVFSLFTNDPDLIAAGVASLPTIVAGTSLVAIHRIGATAFQALGKGKPAFWLSMTRHVLVFLPLLATLPRFMGLTGVLLSFPLADAIAAGITLLPLSKEMGQLKKEALSTS